One window of Anaerolineae bacterium genomic DNA carries:
- a CDS encoding electron transfer flavoprotein subunit alpha/FixB family protein, whose product MSQQCVLAIAEQSDAAFRKITYEVLSEGRRIANSLGCPLTAVVLGAGEDISKELGEYGADRILVADNQALREYVNDAYTNVITDIIDRENPCVVILGASTQGKELSARIAARINAPLAMDCVAVQVENGNLVITRPMYGGKILADVALDGNPQIAAIRPNSMSIVKTAGAGSVEKLDVDLGKTDLTFVEKNLETGKVELTEADVIISGGRGMGGSDFSVIEELADLLKGAVGASRSAVDEGWRPVSDQVGQTGKVVSPNLYVACGISGAIQHLAGMSSSRVIAAINKDPDAPIFSKADYGIVGDLFEIVPLIVDEIKRLK is encoded by the coding sequence ATGTCACAGCAATGTGTACTCGCAATAGCAGAACAGTCAGACGCTGCTTTTCGAAAAATTACTTACGAAGTTTTAAGTGAAGGCAGGCGTATCGCAAACAGCCTTGGCTGCCCCCTTACAGCCGTTGTTTTGGGAGCTGGTGAAGATATTTCAAAAGAGCTCGGGGAATATGGGGCGGACAGAATACTGGTAGCCGACAACCAGGCTCTTCGTGAATATGTAAATGATGCCTATACTAATGTAATCACGGATATTATTGATAGAGAAAACCCTTGTGTCGTGATCTTGGGCGCGTCAACGCAGGGGAAGGAATTGTCGGCGCGAATTGCGGCGCGAATAAATGCGCCTCTGGCCATGGATTGTGTGGCTGTTCAAGTTGAGAACGGCAATCTTGTAATAACCCGTCCAATGTACGGCGGTAAAATCCTGGCTGATGTGGCTCTTGACGGGAATCCTCAGATAGCGGCGATTCGGCCTAATTCTATGAGTATTGTAAAGACAGCAGGGGCCGGATCAGTTGAAAAACTTGATGTGGATCTCGGAAAGACCGATTTAACCTTTGTCGAAAAGAATCTGGAAACCGGCAAAGTTGAACTTACAGAAGCTGATGTGATTATTTCAGGCGGCAGGGGCATGGGCGGCAGCGATTTTTCTGTTATTGAAGAGCTTGCCGACCTGCTCAAAGGCGCTGTGGGCGCATCAAGATCAGCGGTTGATGAGGGATGGCGTCCTGTTTCAGATCAGGTCGGGCAGACCGGAAAGGTTGTTTCTCCAAACCTGTATGTAGCCTGCGGAATATCCGGAGCCATTCAGCACCTTGCAGGCATGTCGTCATCCAGGGTTATTGCGGCCATAAACAAGGATCCTGATGCGCCAATATTTTCTAAGGCAGATTATGGAATCGTCGGCGATCTTTTTGAAATTGTGCCTTTAATTGTAGATGAGATAAAGAGATTAAAGTGA
- a CDS encoding polyprenyl synthetase family protein: MSDLKNRISASAKQDLEDIEIALKQNLNPYLDLVSQAASHILFAGGKRLRPLLMVLSARICGYNSSPDKTFSIMFEYLHAATLLHDDLVDEAMLRRGKPVAHSIWGNSIAVLVGDFLLARVLSIAADTGRLDVIKIISEITENMSQGEIHQLMRKGHPDLSEEEYMKIIQNKTAILFKGTCQAGAVIADAPEKEERAMSNYGFNLGIAFQMIDDLLDYTSDAGILGKEAGADLKEGKLTLPLIYALKQADSNDRAVMEKIIKNKDFSTDEFKILLELLNKYKGLKYTEESAVKHIAKAKEALVGVFKPSETRQLLINIADYALARKY; the protein is encoded by the coding sequence ATGAGCGACCTCAAAAACAGGATATCAGCTTCAGCAAAACAGGACCTTGAAGATATTGAGATCGCCCTTAAACAGAATTTAAATCCATATCTTGATCTGGTTTCTCAGGCAGCGAGTCATATATTGTTTGCCGGCGGCAAGAGACTAAGGCCTTTGCTTATGGTACTTTCCGCCAGAATATGCGGTTATAATAGCAGCCCCGACAAGACTTTTTCGATTATGTTTGAATATCTTCATGCTGCCACACTTTTGCATGACGATCTTGTGGATGAGGCAATGCTTCGCAGGGGCAAACCTGTAGCCCATTCAATATGGGGCAATTCAATAGCGGTTCTTGTGGGTGATTTCCTTCTTGCGCGGGTTCTTTCAATCGCGGCTGATACAGGGCGCCTTGATGTCATCAAAATTATTTCGGAAATTACAGAAAATATGTCTCAAGGGGAGATCCACCAGCTTATGAGAAAGGGGCATCCGGATCTATCTGAAGAGGAGTATATGAAAATTATCCAAAATAAGACAGCTATCCTTTTTAAAGGCACATGTCAGGCAGGCGCGGTTATCGCAGATGCCCCGGAAAAAGAGGAAAGGGCTATGTCAAATTATGGTTTCAATCTCGGGATTGCCTTTCAGATGATTGATGATCTTCTCGATTATACGTCAGATGCCGGTATTCTTGGAAAGGAGGCAGGCGCAGACCTGAAAGAGGGAAAATTAACCCTGCCGCTCATATATGCATTAAAGCAGGCTGACTCAAATGATCGGGCCGTGATGGAGAAAATAATAAAAAATAAGGATTTTTCCACCGACGAATTTAAAATTTTATTAGAATTGTTAAATAAATACAAGGGGCTTAAATATACCGAAGAGTCGGCGGTAAAACATATTGCCAAGGCAAAGGAGGCTCTTGTCGGGGTTTTTAAGCCTTCAGAAACAAGGCAGCTACTTATAAATATTGCCGATTACGCGCTGGCACGGAAGTATTAA
- the rimO gene encoding 30S ribosomal protein S12 methylthiotransferase RimO: MKLHLVSLGCVRNLVDSEVMLGLLAKAGWSTTQDPEEADIIIVNTCGFIEPAINESIDTILELSKLKQSNNCKKLIVTGCLPERFREEIVSALPEVDFFLGTGAFDEIVHAAAGGLTDISRCLLPDPNLAPLQPQNVPRIHSSPYMAYVKVAEGCDKGCTYCIIPRLRGKYRSRPFEDIVAEARSLILSGVKELILVAQDSTCYGKDLSPSIDLCMLVESIANISQNVWIRILYGHPESITESFIKTVATRSNICSYFDIPIQHASRSVLKKMGRKYSSDDLCRLIAKIRSLDTDAVIRTTVIVGFPGETDKEFQQVLKFIQEIRFDHLGAFIYSDSKDLPSHRLSGHVPEKIARERYDSLMSSQAKISLENNRKRIGEVVKVLVEEKGKDNIFLGRSAFQAPEVDGVTYINSDQLQAGCFASVKITDALEYDLIGEAV; encoded by the coding sequence ATGAAATTGCATTTAGTGAGTTTAGGTTGCGTAAGAAATCTCGTTGACAGTGAAGTAATGCTGGGCCTGCTTGCAAAGGCCGGCTGGTCAACCACGCAGGACCCTGAAGAAGCCGATATAATAATTGTCAATACCTGCGGTTTTATCGAACCCGCAATTAATGAATCGATTGACACCATACTTGAACTGTCAAAGCTTAAACAAAGCAATAACTGCAAGAAACTGATTGTTACCGGATGCCTGCCGGAACGTTTCAGGGAGGAGATAGTATCTGCTCTTCCGGAAGTTGATTTTTTCCTTGGCACAGGGGCTTTTGATGAGATTGTGCATGCTGCTGCCGGCGGCTTAACCGATATTTCAAGATGTCTTTTGCCGGATCCGAACCTGGCGCCTCTTCAACCGCAGAATGTGCCGAGGATACACAGCTCTCCATACATGGCCTATGTAAAAGTTGCGGAAGGATGCGATAAGGGCTGCACATATTGCATTATTCCCAGGCTTCGCGGGAAATACAGAAGCCGTCCTTTTGAAGATATCGTTGCCGAAGCCCGTTCTTTGATACTGTCGGGTGTAAAGGAGTTGATACTGGTTGCTCAGGATTCAACATGTTACGGCAAGGATTTAAGCCCATCCATTGACCTTTGCATGCTGGTTGAGAGTATTGCAAACATATCGCAGAATGTATGGATCAGAATCCTGTACGGGCATCCGGAAAGTATAACCGAGTCTTTTATAAAAACGGTTGCAACGCGCAGCAATATATGTTCATATTTTGATATCCCGATTCAGCATGCAAGTCGATCTGTTTTAAAAAAGATGGGTCGTAAATATTCGAGTGACGACCTGTGCAGACTTATAGCAAAAATACGATCACTTGACACTGATGCAGTAATCAGGACTACCGTTATTGTGGGTTTTCCCGGGGAAACAGATAAAGAATTTCAGCAGGTTCTAAAATTCATACAGGAAATACGTTTTGATCATCTTGGCGCCTTCATTTATTCAGATTCCAAAGACCTCCCAAGCCACAGGCTTTCCGGACATGTTCCCGAAAAGATTGCAAGGGAGCGCTATGATTCGCTCATGTCCAGCCAGGCAAAAATATCTTTGGAAAATAATCGTAAGCGTATCGGCGAGGTTGTAAAGGTATTGGTGGAAGAAAAGGGGAAGGATAACATCTTTTTGGGTCGCAGCGCTTTTCAGGCCCCTGAGGTAGACGGCGTTACATATATAAATTCCGATCAATTACAGGCAGGTTGTTTTGCCAGCGTAAAAATTACAGATGCTCTTGAATATGACCTTATAGGAGAAGCTGTATGA